The following are from one region of the Magallana gigas chromosome 6, xbMagGiga1.1, whole genome shotgun sequence genome:
- the LOC117689040 gene encoding lachesin isoform X2 produces the protein MYASICFLALSSVIHAEPERVILEYELGDNLQYPLYCKVGDINKSSWKRSDVPISAGEYVFDNKKYSLDDKSPPEYNLKLKKSLLKNDAGKYSCTEGSKEIKIYILIAKESASIPKHSESSIYSMLGDTVNLWCNATGYPEPTVTWYAYQQTGSGEKLESIGISGNMLGIRNISQSCNTIYQCQAINSYRMKKPVVKNITLRVDFIPDVSVGIKLNGKEILNGGSVLGRKKDRVVLSCSIYAVPPPNVTWSRDNVTIGTYHHVNSAIEKSSNTDNFLYELKTKALETKIGITVTLDFTLDADYTFASYHCDAENEVGSNRKTVKIKHVQKR, from the exons AAAGGGTGATACTAGAATATGAACTGGGAGACAATTTACAATATCCATTATACTGCAAAGTGGGTGATATTAACAAG AGCTCATGGAAACGAAGTGATGTACCGATATCTGCCGGTgaatatgtttttgataacaaaaaatattcactCGATGATAAGAGTCCGCCAGAATATAATCTAAAGTTGAAGAAGAGCTTGTTGAAGAACGATGCAggaaaatattcatgcacagaGGGGAgtaaagaaatcaaaatctaTATCCTGATAGCGAAAG agtCGGCATCAATTCCGAAACACAGTGAGTCTTCCATATACAGCATGTTAGGCGATACAGTTAATCTTTGGTGTAATGCCACCGGGTATCCAGAACCTACAGTCACCTGGTATGCATACCAGCAAACAGGGTCTGGGGAAAAGCTTGAAA GTATAGGAATCAGTGGAAACATGCTTGGTATACGTAATATATCCCAAAGCTGTAACACTATATATCAGTGTCAGGCAATCAACAGTTACAGAATGAAGAAACCCGTGGTGAAGAACATCACACTCAGAGTTGATT TTATTCCTGACGTCTCTGTGGGTATCAAATTAAACGGTAAAGAAATCTTAAATGGTGGTTCCGTTCTGGGGAGAAAAAAAGACAGAGTGGTCCTGTCCTGTTCGATATATGCCGTCCCTCCACCCAATGTGACGTGGTCCAGGGATAACGTAACAATAGGAACATACCACCATGTAAACAGTGCAATTGAAAAATCCAGTAATACTGATAATTTCTTGTACGAATTGAAAACGAAGGCGTTAGAGACCAAAATAGGGATTACTGTTACGCTGGACTTTACGTTGGATGCTGATTACACCTTTGCCAGTTACCACTGTGACGCAGAGAATGAAGTAGGATCTAACAGGAAAACTGTGAAAATTAAACATGTTCAGAAGCGTTGA
- the LOC117689040 gene encoding lachesin isoform X1, with protein sequence MYASICFLALSSVIHAEPGGPKKRVILEYELGDNLQYPLYCKVGDINKSSWKRSDVPISAGEYVFDNKKYSLDDKSPPEYNLKLKKSLLKNDAGKYSCTEGSKEIKIYILIAKESASIPKHSESSIYSMLGDTVNLWCNATGYPEPTVTWYAYQQTGSGEKLESIGISGNMLGIRNISQSCNTIYQCQAINSYRMKKPVVKNITLRVDFIPDVSVGIKLNGKEILNGGSVLGRKKDRVVLSCSIYAVPPPNVTWSRDNVTIGTYHHVNSAIEKSSNTDNFLYELKTKALETKIGITVTLDFTLDADYTFASYHCDAENEVGSNRKTVKIKHVQKR encoded by the exons GCGGTCCAAAAA AAAGGGTGATACTAGAATATGAACTGGGAGACAATTTACAATATCCATTATACTGCAAAGTGGGTGATATTAACAAG AGCTCATGGAAACGAAGTGATGTACCGATATCTGCCGGTgaatatgtttttgataacaaaaaatattcactCGATGATAAGAGTCCGCCAGAATATAATCTAAAGTTGAAGAAGAGCTTGTTGAAGAACGATGCAggaaaatattcatgcacagaGGGGAgtaaagaaatcaaaatctaTATCCTGATAGCGAAAG agtCGGCATCAATTCCGAAACACAGTGAGTCTTCCATATACAGCATGTTAGGCGATACAGTTAATCTTTGGTGTAATGCCACCGGGTATCCAGAACCTACAGTCACCTGGTATGCATACCAGCAAACAGGGTCTGGGGAAAAGCTTGAAA GTATAGGAATCAGTGGAAACATGCTTGGTATACGTAATATATCCCAAAGCTGTAACACTATATATCAGTGTCAGGCAATCAACAGTTACAGAATGAAGAAACCCGTGGTGAAGAACATCACACTCAGAGTTGATT TTATTCCTGACGTCTCTGTGGGTATCAAATTAAACGGTAAAGAAATCTTAAATGGTGGTTCCGTTCTGGGGAGAAAAAAAGACAGAGTGGTCCTGTCCTGTTCGATATATGCCGTCCCTCCACCCAATGTGACGTGGTCCAGGGATAACGTAACAATAGGAACATACCACCATGTAAACAGTGCAATTGAAAAATCCAGTAATACTGATAATTTCTTGTACGAATTGAAAACGAAGGCGTTAGAGACCAAAATAGGGATTACTGTTACGCTGGACTTTACGTTGGATGCTGATTACACCTTTGCCAGTTACCACTGTGACGCAGAGAATGAAGTAGGATCTAACAGGAAAACTGTGAAAATTAAACATGTTCAGAAGCGTTGA